CATTATACGTACCTACGGTGATTCTGGTAAAAACTGTCAAGTTGGTAATACACATGAATCGGCTGCTTCATATGCTTTCGAACCTGGTGTTGATCGACTCATTAGTTAAAACTCACTAGTAAAGAAGCCAATATGAGGGACATTGAGGCAAAGAGAATAGTAACAAGCAAATACTGGAAGGAACTCACCCTGAGAGTTCTATAACAGGTCTTGTCTTGAGGGCCTTGAATATAGCCAAGTTTGTCTTTTTGGTATTCAATTGGAATGCAGTAAGTCTCGTATCTATCGACAATTTCAACAACCTGACCAATATAAAGGAAAGCTCAGTTAACAATAGCGCTGCGAGAGTAAAGTAGCTGATAAATGAGTCGGAGCATTCATACATCTCGAGAAGCTAAGAGGGAGACAATCCCAATGGGAATGAAGACAATACCAACAAGCAAAAATATTGAGATCACCTGCA
The window above is part of the Primulina huaijiensis isolate GDHJ02 unplaced genomic scaffold, ASM1229523v2 scaffold207852, whole genome shotgun sequence genome. Proteins encoded here:
- the LOC140966746 gene encoding ALA-interacting subunit 3-like; amino-acid sequence: MNSNTPSSSTGGLGSADSTWPRRNTKRPKYSRFSQQELPACKPILTPKWVISIFLLVGIVFIPIGIVSLLASRDVVEIVDRYETYCIPIEYQKDKLGYIQGPQDKTCYRTLRVRKHMKQPIHVYYQLDSFYQNHRRY